From Candidatus Binatia bacterium:
AACCGAGCGCGCGACTTCGGCAAGATTGACGACCTCTTTCTCGATGCGGTGGTTGCCGGCGCGCGACAGCATCAGAAGGTCCTCGATGATGCGGTCCATGCGTCCGGCAGCGCGCTGGATGCGAAGCAGCAGGTCGCGCTCGTCCTCCTCGAGCCGCTCGCCCACGTCTTCGACCAGCGTGTCGGTGAACCCGTGGAGCGCGCGCAGCGGGGCTCTCAGGTCGTGCGAGACCGAATAGCTGAACGTTTCGAGCTCGCCGACGGCGGCCTCCAGCTCTTCGGTCCTCTGGTGTACTTTCGCTTCGAGCTCGGCATTGAGGCTCTGCAGCGCCTCTTCGGCGCGCATGCGGCGCGAGATGTCCCTTTCGATCATCGAGACGCCGATGATCGCGCCGTTCTCGTCGAGAATCGGCGAGAAACTGGCCGATACGTCGAACAGCGTGCCGTCGCTGCGAACCCTCACCGATTCGACCTCGTCGACGCGCTCTCCGCGCGCGACCCGCTCGAGCAGCTCGCCTACCTCGGCCTCCTGCTCCGACGGCAGCAGGCACGTGGACGGCCTGCCGATCACGTCGGCCCGTGCGTGGCCGTACACGTTGGTCGCGCCGGTATTCCAGCTCACGATCGTGCCGTTGAGCGATTGGCCGATGATCGCGTCGGCCGACGATTCGACGATCGAGGCAAGGTATCCCGAGCGAAGCTCGGCGCGGCGGCGCTCGGCGATCTCGCGGTGAAGCTGCGCGTTGACCAGGCGCATCTCGTTGTGGTTGCGCTGGGGCACCGAGTTTTCGGCGACGACGGCCTGCTCGGCAAGCGTCGCGCGGGCGGCATCGCGCTGGCGAAGAAAGACGACCATCATTCCGATGGTGCCGACGACGATCAGGCGCCCGAGCGCCGCAACCCAGATCGGGTCGGGCGCAGGTCCGGTGTGGCCAAGAAGCGGCGCCGCGAGCACCAG
This genomic window contains:
- a CDS encoding PAS domain S-box protein; its protein translation is MNASIGFDWRSRSSSGQALALLLPLALSGFLFYLDLHAPDRIFFGLPYLLVVILAQTMAGGRAAAVAASSVATLVLAAPLLGHTGPAPDPIWVAALGRLIVVGTIGMMVVFLRQRDAARATLAEQAVVAENSVPQRNHNEMRLVNAQLHREIAERRRAELRSGYLASIVESSADAIIGQSLNGTIVSWNTGATNVYGHARADVIGRPSTCLLPSEQEAEVGELLERVARGERVDEVESVRVRSDGTLFDVSASFSPILDENGAIIGVSMIERDISRRMRAEEALQSLNAELEAKVHQRTEELEAAVGELETFSYSVSHDLRAPLRALHGFTDTLVEDVGERLEEDERDLLLRIQRAAGRMDRIIEDLLMLSRAGNHRIEKEVVNLAEVARSV